From the Populus nigra chromosome 13, ddPopNigr1.1, whole genome shotgun sequence genome, the window AAGGGTCTCTTTATCAATTATCACCCTTCAATCAACtcgaaaaaagcaaaaaaaacaatgaagaacACACAAAATCCTTATAATAATTACCATTTTAGAGGCAATCCTTTGTAATCAAACCAAATAGTGTCTTGTCCAGGAGGGAGAGTAGAAGAGAAGTAAGGCTTAATAAGAGGAAGAAGCAGAGGTAAGTAACCAATTCTAGGTGCTAAGATTAATGCTGGAGATGGTGGTGGAAGGCTTGTTATTTCTGATTCATGGAGATGAATTTGTAATGGAATTGCTCCTTCCCATACGTATTTCTGTGCCTCCATCATCTCGGTTTCTGCTTGCTTCCTTGGTTGTTCTGAGTCTGACTCGAGTTCTtctctttcaagtttcaactatCTGAAACTTGAAAGCCCGTCTCTTATCCCAAACTATTTGAAGGCCCAACTTGgccatataattttattttatttttacatcacGAGGCCTGTCGAATTTTggactttataaaaatataataatctaagatgcaaaatttattttaaactattttttacatttatcaGATGAGATCGGATCAAACTCAACCAATTGATTACATTACCTTATCAAATCTTATCAGtcaaaataaactaattatagttttttttataaaaaaaataaaattatattaacttaATAATCTAATTATTCAAGTTTTAAATCGAGTTAAGTTTTATATTAGATCTACCAACTatactatataaaaattataaaattatttttatgctaatataaaaataaaataaaactgtaatttataattataagtaTGAATAATtgatgttgttgttatttagTAATTATTAAGGTATGATTacaagtttttaataattttttaattattacaggagaattttttttttatgggtaatTTTAGCCTAATctaaactaaattatttttaattagatcaaTGTATTGCTATTGagtctaatttttaattaatacatgtgaTTCAATAAGTGAATGAAATGCAAGGCATTTGATATTCTTAAATTATtggagataatttttaaaagaaaatataattattgataaatccaaaaaaaaaagagcctaGGGCACTCATTAATTGTTAAATACACATtaatttgttgatgttgaccagtataattaaattagttggtacaatgaatttccttttttaaattaaaaaaatacactaatTATTCCCATAATTAAGGATTAATGAATTTGGATAAAATATAGTCATTGAATTATAAGAATGCCCATTATGATTTTCTTGCCCCTATTAACTTAATCCCCTAACTTGTTTGGATAATGTTCTTGACtacatagaaaaattataaatatttttaatttaaaaaatataaaataaatttgtttcaaGTATGATATTTGGttcaaaaagatataaataaagaaataaaataattttttttgtgaatattttagaaatttaatatttttaaaataataaaccaTTCCTTCTTCACattcaataactaaaaaaatcaataacaaccAAAGTAAATTTTCTGAAAAACTAAATAAGACTGTTGGTGTCCCATTCACATCAAGAAACCAGAAAACATTGCTTTTCCCTTCATTAACCATTCACAAACCTTCCCACACCAAACCACTTGGTCTTTACCACCAAGGCACCAACAACGGCAACAAAAACCCAAACAAACCCattaaacaataaagaaaaaacccacTTCTCCATTTCCTTTTCCATTCAAGAATCCTTAGCAAACCATGGAATCAATGATCtgagaggaaagagagagagagagagagagagagagtaaaaagACCAAAATTTTATGCTAATTATGTTAGGTGGTATACAAATTGGAGTATTGGCAGCTTGTGTGGTGTTATTTGTGCCAATGGGAATGGCAGGTTATCATTTAAGCAGAAACAGGATGTTGTTTTTCAGTGGTGCCCTTTTCATTACACTTGCGGTAGGTGTTCATTTGACTCCTTATTTTCCTTCTGTTTCTGATTTTGTTAGTTCAGTTAAATCTGTTGTTGTTTATGATAATCGTGAGGATTCTTGTATTAATTTAGTTAATGAAGTTGTTTGGGATGTTAAACCTCGTCTTATTAGTAGTAGTGGTGATGGTACTGTTGATTATGACAAGATATGGGATTGGTCTAAAAATGGGAAGGTGAAAGGTTGTGATTTTGAGAAGTTGgggaggggagatgttaagGATTTGCTTAATGGGTCATGGGTTGTTGTGGCAGGGGATTCGCAAGCGCGGTTGACTGTGCAATCtttgttaagtttgattttaGATGAGAAAAGGATGGGAATGATTAAGGGGGATTTGTATAAGAAGCATAGTGATTATGAGATTGTTGTGGATGAGATTGGTATGAAATTGGATTTTGTTTGGGCTCCGTATGTTGATAATTTAACGAGTTTGATGATGGGGTTTAAGCAGAATAGAACTTACCCTGATGTTTTGGTGATGGGAGCAGGGTTGTGGCATATGCTTCATGTGAATAACGCATTGGATTATGATGTTGCATTGGAGAATTTGAGGAGCTCAGTGGTTTCCTTGTTACCGTTTTCACCAGAATTGGATACGGATGGGCCTGTGACAGGTTCTGTGTCTGTTAGATCTCCTCATCTGTTTTGGCTTGGGATGCCAATTTTGATAAATGGGATGTTGAATACAGAGGAGAAGAGGGAGAAGATGAATGATGAAATGTGTCGTGCTTATGATAGTGCACTGCATAATAGTAGGCTCTTGCGCAGATATGGTGGTCCTCTTCTGTTGTTGGATATTCAATCGTTGAGTTGGAATTGTGGACCGCGGTGTACAATTGATGGGATGCATTATGATGGAACTGTTTATGAAGCTGCTGTTCATATTCTGTTAAATGCATTGCTTATTGAATCTCATCAGAAGCTTGGATCTTCatagttttgaatttgaataaaactgAACAGCCCACACTGGAAAGACAAAAAGACTTTACGGAACTAATCTAAAGTAGTAGATCAACAAACACAGGAGGCTGATTTTTCTTCTCGTATTGCATCTTTAATCTGTCCCAGGTTTGTATCTTTTGCCTTTAGATTAACTCAGGAGTAAGTTTTTGTACTATTACTTACATGTTGAGattcattttttgttatttctctttttaagGTGAATGAATATTGAATACTCACAATTCATGTATTCTATGGCCATTACAGACATG encodes:
- the LOC133670577 gene encoding protein ALTERED XYLOGLUCAN 9-like, translating into MLIMLGGIQIGVLAACVVLFVPMGMAGYHLSRNRMLFFSGALFITLAVGVHLTPYFPSVSDFVSSVKSVVVYDNREDSCINLVNEVVWDVKPRLISSSGDGTVDYDKIWDWSKNGKVKGCDFEKLGRGDVKDLLNGSWVVVAGDSQARLTVQSLLSLILDEKRMGMIKGDLYKKHSDYEIVVDEIGMKLDFVWAPYVDNLTSLMMGFKQNRTYPDVLVMGAGLWHMLHVNNALDYDVALENLRSSVVSLLPFSPELDTDGPVTGSVSVRSPHLFWLGMPILINGMLNTEEKREKMNDEMCRAYDSALHNSRLLRRYGGPLLLLDIQSLSWNCGPRCTIDGMHYDGTVYEAAVHILLNALLIESHQKLGSS